caagactgagacctcagagggaactacagctaatcatgctcttgcagctattggcaatcaaggtaactcttctgtgggggaatggattgtcgatagtggtgctactcatcacatgacaggtaatccaaaattgtttcatgagtataagttgtcctcgggaagggaacgtgtttctcttgcagatggttcctctacctgtgtggcaggcgaaggcactctgtccttgttggacaaatttcatgtgcagggcgctttacatgttccccagtttcctttaaatctcttatcagtcagtagacttactaaagaattgaattgtgaacttatattctctgccgatcgttgtgttttgcaggacttggtgacagggaagaggattgggattggtttagcttctgatggattatatcgtcttcccatacgtgtggctactgctctgttgacagcgatccgcaagacagataagagaagagaagattgtcttcagtcttttatgtactggcatgaacgttttgggcatttaccttttgggattttgaaacatttgtttccagacttgtgttcctcctttgatgtgtcttccatttcttgtgatgtttgtcagtttgccaaacatgtgagggcttcgtaccctctttcttctagttgtgctaatgaagctttttctctgattcactctgatgtatggggaccttcgggcattcatactcgtcaaggtttccagtattttatcactttcattgatgatttctctcgtgctacatttatatacttgttaaaagaccgcagcgaggttcctcgaatcatcgagacatttattcttcttgtgcatacccagtatggtgcgaatgttaaaactttcaggtccgataatgcccgtgagtacatgtgtcggcctgttgaggagtttcttagacaacgggggattgttcacgagacatcctgtagttacaccccccctcaaaatggggtagctgaaaggaaaaatcgtcaacttcttaatgtcaccagggctcttttgtttcagagaaatcttcctaaacactattggggtgatgcagttcttactagtgcctatcttattaaccgcatgcccagtcgtgttttgaatggtaggactccccactcgttgcttcctggcagtcgtccaccatttcctcttcctcctcgtgtttttggttgtgtatgttttatccatgatcacagtccaaatgtcaagaaacttgatcctaggtctatcaaaggtgtctttgttggatactcccctacgcaaaaaggatacaaatgtattgatcctattactggtcgagcttatgttacgagggatgttaccttcttggaacatgcctcttactttggtgtgaatcctcttcagggggagcagtctgtgggcagggaagagtattctcagagacaggaacttcagtttatagattttttggactacaagaaaacagaatcacttaatactgttgatgtgcctgagaatgaggaaaggggtgacaatagcattgagaaggaaggccctcagttgtttggacagttctactctagacgaggtactcggacagaggtgatgacttgtgatgctagatctacttccaatcccaatgccactccttccctggatgaaccaagtcctaccgaggagaccgtggagacccatgatgaggttgaaaagaagaatgacgatcttcccattgccctgagaaagggtgtcaggtcatgtactcaacaccctattggtaattttgtttcttattccagacttgggaaagattacaagtgttttgtttctactctttctttggctgtgattcccaggactgtcgctgaagctcaaagtgactccaagtgggccgatgcaatgaaagaagaaatagatgccctaagaagaaacttgacatgggaagtggtgaagattcctgaagccgctcacctagttggatccaaatgggtgtataccatcaagtacaaaccagatgggagtgttgaaagatataaagctcgacttgtggccaaggggtttagccagaaatatggaattgattacttggaaacctttgctcctgttgcgaaaatgaagactgtgagggtggttatatccctagctgtgatgaaggagtggaagatgtatcaactggatgttaagaatgcattcctcaatggtgacctcgaagaagaagtatatatgcatatgcctccaggatatgaagaaccagaaatgtgttgtaagctgaaaaaggcattgtatggccttaagcaatcgcccagagcgtggtttgaacgactgagaagagtgatgatacgtcatggatacaaacaaggaaatggagatcacactctgtttgtgaagaagaaggagagcaaggttactctcctgatcgtctacgtagatgacatgattgttactggagatgatgaggaagagattatcaagctaaaagggttactggctacagaattcgacctcaaagatcttggaaaactaaggtattttcttggtatggaggttgctaggtctagtactggtcttgtactaaaccaaaggaaatatacattagacctgctggaagaaactggtaaattgggatgtagacctactcctaccccttttgacactgggcacaagttgagtcttagagatggagagcctctctgtgaagaagacaagagaagatatcaacgtttggttgggaagctaatttatcttaccctcacgagacctgatatcacctttgcggtgaatgttttgagccaattcatgcatgcgccaaccgatgcacatctgaaggctgtggacagagtgctatgctacctgaagaaaaatcctggtaagggactcctgtatgtgaaacaagagactgtggaaatcgagggctattctgatgcggattgggcaggttgtggtgataccagacgatccactacagggtactgtgtctacttgggaggaaaccttgttgtatggaggagcaagagacaggatgtttgctctagatccagtgcagaggcagaatatagggcagttgctatgggagtgtcagagttattatggttgaagatattgttgactgacattggaatagagattgaaggacctatgaagatgtattgtgataacaagtctgcaatcaacttagccaacaatcctgtacttcacgacagaacaaaacatgttgaaattgatcgtcacttcattcgggaaaggattgatgcgaaagagttgatcttaccttacatgaagtctgaagaccaaactgctgatgttctgacgaaagctcttccttcagcttcatttgagaggaatgtatccaagttgggcatgtttgatatgtacgcccaacttgagggggagtgttgatagattgtgggtttcgggtccggatccatacccgacccgccttgtagcccgttttgggctctacttaagtcatgtaaccctaatccttaagagttaatgataatcttaagagagagagagtctggctgctagtgggcaccaactcctcctcattcgtggttttttctccctcgtgttgagggttttccacgttacatcatgatcattgcttctcttcctcttcttcttgttcgtatctctacacTACTTACAGGAACAAGGCAAATGGAATACACGATACTAGGTGGACAAATTCCAAAAGGTCAAATGAAAAACCATCTGAACCAATGAACTTAGCTAGGTGCAACGTTTTATAAAATCACGCTTTCAGAAGCTTcagtaataaaagaaagaactaATTAAAAATCCAACACTTGAGAATTCACAAGGAAATCTATACGAAATTTACAGAGATAAAAATTATTTCTGTCTACTATTTAAAGAACTAAGCAAAACTCATCCAATGCTTACTCATCCAATCACAAGGTCGGAATGCACTTTCTGCTTCACTACCAATAGACAGGCAATTTCGAAAAGCAAAACCATTTAGCAGCAAATGTAATCTGTTAGAAGCATTATGGGGGGCAAACCTATCAAAAAGGATGTCATTAGCAAGATATATGATATGCAACTGCCTCTCAGAATCGTCAAGGGCGAGAACCCTGTCCCTAAGCGCCTCCGCCAGAGCAGGGGCGAAGGGAGACCTCTGCATGAACCATATCTTGGCCCCCTTAATCGATTCTTTCGTCCCAGATAGACTGTTGAGAACATTGCTCAACTCAGCAGCTACATCAGAAGGAAGGGGCCCAGCCAGACCCTTGAAAGTCTTCGGTTCAAACTCGGGTCGGCCATGCCCACCGACCATATAGGCTTGCTGCTGCGGCGGCGGCTGATCATAAAACCCACCACCTACGAAGGGAGAATGAAGCATCGGTGAGCCTCCCATCATGGAAGGTCCATTGAAGTTTGCGGGATTCAAGGAAGGATTCAACGGAGGCATCTGCGGGAACGACGAAGAAGGATTATTAGGGACGTGGGTGCAGAGCCATAGCCTGTGATGGTAATACCCAGCGCCCTCCCCGCCGAAGAGGAACGCATAATCCGGGTTGTCTTTCTGTTTCTCACGAATCATGGCTTCGAACTCTGGCCCGTTCTTTGCCGTGTATTCAATGAGTTTGTCGATCCGCTTGTGGAGCTCGGGGTCGGCCGGCGGGGCGCAGGGAGGTGGGGGAGGCTCAAAGGGGTTGAACAGAGGATGGGGGATGCTGGCATGGTGGGCCAAAGGATGGGGAGGCGGCAGATGGGGAGGGAAAGGCTGGTGGGGAGGGAGGAGGTGCGGGTGTTGGGCTTGAAGAGGGCGGTGGAAGGGGAATTGGAGGGACGGGtggagctgctgctgctgctgctgctggtggtggAGAGGGTGAAATgggtgctgctgctgctgctgcgcgAGGTGGTGGGGAGGGATGAAGGAAGACGGGTGTTGCGGAAACTGCTGCTGGTGGTAGCCACCGAACTGCGGAGGTGTGACGCCTGCTGcttgctgctgttgctgctgctgggCAAAGGCAGCGGCTGCTACATAATCATGGGGTTCCATTCCCTTCCTGCGTTCAAGGAGGAAAGCGGAGGaggagaaagatgaaggaggaggagaaaaaagcACCGAATCGTCGGTTTAGTCCCCCTTTATAGGTTGTTTCGAGTTTTCCATGATAGTTCGATCCCTTCCGCAGTTTTTCGGGAAATTTCTAGGTCACCCCGTCTTGAGAAATATTTGATGAGCAACTGGTTATCTGAAAAAGGTGCGTAAACCATGAATGAACGTGAGAGTTGGAACTTCTAATGAGGgctgtcaacggatcggatacCGACACAAGACAGATTTTGATTCAGATATATCTCGATTCTCGGGTCAATTGAGAAAGATACCACCTCCGATCAATTTTAGAAAACTGAGCTCGATACGGCTATACCATTACTTGGATGGGATCAAAGTCGAGCCAAGTTGATTCGATTTACCAGAGGTTTTGATTTCAGTAATTGTATAACCCGTCGCATCTTTTGTAATTAAGTGTGGCTACGCTCCCGGCAACTGTCGGACCTCAGGTTAAACCTTGTTTATAGGCCTTGTCATGTCCGTGGTACCCCGAAAGACATGCAACTCTATCCAGCGTCTTCTGCAAAGGTTCCTTTGCTATCAAGCTTGTGCATAAGCAAATCAGGGCCAACTTTGTGGTTTTAGAACCAATAAAACTAGACACTTTCACCGCTTTATACAAAAGAAAAGGCTAAATACAGCTTGAAGTGGTCCTGAAtacgattttttctttctttgtttaacCTTCCACTTTGAATAGAATGTTCAATATATACAGAAAATCGAGTCACAGAAGGGTGTCGGACCAAGGTAGCAGTAATCAAGATATGAGTTACGTACCATAAATCAGTCAACCATTACGAGAAATACACTCCGAATCCGGGTTTTGTCAAACGACCACTACAATTCCGATTAAATatgatttattttgtttgatattTACACGTGATGATCAACAATATACAGCAGCAGTAACTCAGGGTCATTGTGAGTAAAGGAGGGAGGGATCGCTCCCAGCAGCTTTGCATCGTAATGATCTAGGGTCATTGCAGGACTCCAGAACTCTGTTGCCAAAGCTTTCCATGCTGTTTGGATATTTCACAAGCATGGGGCCATGCTCTCTGAATGCACATTGCCATGTTTCATGGACTATACATTTCCATTTCGGCCATCACCGCTTGGATCTTTCCATTCTGCTAGCAATTGGAAACTTTGTCTACGAGTTTGTCTCATGTAACAAAAGCCACGGCAGCATCCAACATCCCGAAACCACAAGAATTTGACGAGTTCGAAGTTTATAGTCACCTAATGTCAAAAAAGGCCCGATTAGTCACTGTCCAACAAAACCAGGAAACCGGTAGGCATAAGCCGACACTTCACGCAGGGCTGTCAACACAAAGAACTCATAACAGTGAAAACGATAAATAGTAACAAAGCATGAATTTTCACGATCAGAAAGACGCCCATTGCTCACGAATGAAGCAGACATGGATATTCTTGCAAATAATAGTTTTCAACATGATTACGGCAACATGTATCTTCCAGCCGGGCCATGTATCTTCCGAGGCACCCAGCTGGCTTTAATGACAAACCATGTGACAAGACAACCAAAACatggaatataaaataaaaacaaagcaTGCAGCACAGATAAGTGGGCGCAGTGCCTAAAATtaacactaaaaaaaattaacttgtgAGCTGAAAGTAATTTAATAGCAGGCACTCAATCGCTATCCAATAAAGGAAGAAGATAATTAACCTTGATTCAAACCGCTAATGATGTAGCTTCcaaacaaagggaaaaaaaaataatatttcccAGTAATGAAAGCAGAAACAAAAGATATCTTACCTTTAAATAGAAGTGCAATCCTTATTTTCTTGTAGCATCTGTGATCATTGCACGAGTCCAATGTTCAATATCTTCTGCCTGCGAAGGTGGAGGAAGGGTAGGATGCTCAATGATATCCCAGCCTTCAACAAGACTTTCAACGTTCTTAGCATCAACTGGCTCAGTTGTGTAAAGAAAACTAGGAGCAGAACTAGTGATATTCATATTCTCAAAGCCAAGCTGCTAAAGCCAAGAAAGTACAGtatgattaaaaataaataaaactgaCCAtcttaaaaaacacaaaaatctgtaattgaaaaacttgtctCATCAGTTATTCTTTTGCATAAGAAAGCCTCTTACTAAAGGTTTTCTTTAGTCACTTGTAGGTTTTGGCTACGGTGGAATAAAGATGGGTTtcacatgcatttttttctacTACTTGCTTCTGCTAAATCGTTACCCGTACGAAGTGAAAATCAAAAGGCATTACTCATACCTTGGGGGTTCTAATGTGCAGGCTTTCATCCATAATTCGGGATGATGTTGAAGAGTTCCCAAGATATTGTTCATGCAAAATGGATTGGTTCAATGGCTGAACTTGCTTAGGAGAtctgcaaaaccaaaaaaaaaaacacttcagGTACACCACCAGATCTGCTGCAATGCTTCTGTATTGCAATTTCTACTACTCGTAAGCAAAAAAATGACAGaccaaaataaaattgaaaaacaaggtCATATGCCCCATCTTTTGAAATGACATGCAGACACACacgtgcatgcatgtgtgtatgtacaCACAGATGTACACATTTTGTATGCACTGACGCAATTCTAGGCACCAAATGTAGTCCAACAACAAAgatgttttaaaatataatcTACAATGTCAGCAAGTTTATCGTCTCAAATATGCCACATGTCCAAGTTCTGTGATAGTGGAAAAGTTAATGACACGAATTAATTAGCATGCGCCATGTGGATGAAACTCTACCTGAAGTTATGAAAATAGTAACAGATAACAATTAGAAAGCAACCCAGTAATAGGTTTGTGTAGCGTTTCCTACAAGAATATGGAGAAACAACCATAAAgcctttttcaaaaatataaccAAAACAAGTTAGAGGGAAATCATGCAAATATATGAACACAAAATTAAGGAACTTAAAAAATGATCATGATATTATAGCAACAAAAAATGCACTCCGAACACATTTTAATAATGTTTGTGTGAATCTATTGGCCAGCTTTGAATTACAAATAAGTGAATAACATTGgctattttgaaaatattgaagatattGGTTATTGTGATATACATGCACAGAGACACTAACCATATAGTATTGACTCGTTTCATTGACATGCAAACTGTCAAGCATAAAATACTTGAGAATACTTCTTTACCAGCCATAGGATACCAATGACTTAACAATGCTCCCATAGGAGGTAATTTGAgtaacataaaaaatgtttcatgGATGTGATAAAAAGCATCTTCATCAAGAACAACAGGAAACAACAAATGACAAATCTCATGTACAGGGAAAGGCCCTCAAGGAAATAAGTTGTGAGGCAGGATTTTAAGGACCTTGAGCATGCCATCCTTGAAGAAAGGATAGATCGGACTTCTTTTGCTGAAGATAAAGTATACAACAACTTTGCAAAGGCTTCAAATGTTGACATTTCAGTGGGAATATCCAAATGTAATGAGTTGTAGCAGTAAGCTGTAACACATGCCACACTCTTCTTGAGAAGAGAAATTCCTTTCTGCAATTCCCTGTGTGTTTCCACTGTGTGTGGAGAGGCATTAGAATAATTAAAACTACTGTTTCCTGGACCATCCAGCTGGGGTTTTCTTTCTGACTCCATTGATGTAATGCCAAAGTTACTAGCACTTCTATCAGACCACGAATTATCCCCACTGGTTGAGCAGGAGTTTTGACGTGGAATGAAAAGGGGATACTCATTGCTGCAAGAAAAAAGGTCATAAAGTCAAAAGTAGCAGAGTTGTCCAACATAATTATCAAGTACATATTTAAGGGACAAGTTTGTAATCTTTTGAAAGGTCAAAACTCTTTCTGATAAATAGATACATCAGAATATTGTACAACATTGCAATAGAGCAACTGATAGATTCTATGAAGTCCAATTTAACCAATGGAAATTAACAGTGCACCCCAAAATATTGCAATCATTAAGATCTTCTCTAGAGCCTGATAAATAGATACATCAGAATATTGTACAACATTGCAATAGAGCAACTGATAGATTCTATGAAGTCCAATTTAACCAATGGAAATTAACAACGCACCCCAAAATATTGCAATCATTGTGATCTTCTCTAGAGCCTGATATATCTACTAGCATTCTCTACGATATATAATATCTGCTTTTTCCTTAACGGGAACACTTCCTAGAATCAGAGAAGTACCTTCTGGATGCTGGACGAGCATCCCAGTATGAATCTCTTTGCCATATGCGAGAGCAGGATCCCTGAAGAAACACACAAGTTTCCAGGAGGAAAATTGTTACTtataacaaaaaagaatcaaatatgAATATCTCATGAGCTTCCAGCTGTACAGAAGTTAAAGGTTCAGCTGCTTCACTAATCTTTCCAAACCAGGCGTTTCACACTTACAGCAAAACCAGAATTGTGAAGCACTGGAGCAGCTAGGTATCGAACAGCAAGATTCAGTAGATGCACCATATATCTGTATGAAGGAATTGCATATCAGTTGAAAGTGGCAATGTTAGATTAGGGGAAAATTACAGTGTTAGCGGGGTCTTTTATAAATAGTCTGTAATAATGGGTCGGATCCCCTTTTGAGGACCCACTACCTACAGCTTATATACTCTTGTGCCCTAACAGATTAGGGTAACGCAAGTAATGAGATTACTCTCGGTGAGAGGAATTTTGGTTGGACTGTGTCTTAGGAGGGTGTGCGAGTGGGTTTTAACTCTTAATTGCAGGATTACATCCCACCATCTActatttggtatcagagccaccatGGCGACTAAGGAAGCACTTGTCACCCTGGAAAATATGAGGAAACAGGCAGAAGTGGATTGCCAGCTGCTGGTTCGGTGCCTGGGCGGAGTGGAGAAGAACTGCAGTGACCTAGGTCAGAGGTTGACAGAGGTAGACATCAAGATGCAATCCATGATCATGGAGATGGCAGGCACGTTGCCTGAAGTACTACAGGGAATCAATTCCAGTGGCACTCCTCAGAACACCCCTGGTCCATCACAAATTCCAGGTATGCATACATCGCAACTTCCAGGCATGCATTCTTCTGTCCACGCTTCCCTTGATTCTTCCCTACGTAATGGAGCGGAGGCAGGGTTTAACTGTTTGCCCAAGATGGAGCAGTATTTGACTGCCAAGGGATCATGC
This window of the Nymphaea colorata isolate Beijing-Zhang1983 chromosome 2, ASM883128v2, whole genome shotgun sequence genome carries:
- the LOC116247353 gene encoding uncharacterized protein LOC116247353 isoform X3; this translates as MARKANSCALCENSNLPSICVSCVNYRANNYYATLKVLREACDCTYVKLSGKLIVKRKADEQHNWRILENEKLVHLKERLRVMEIQLAKGRATVAKRSQELRARFELLDSARLMLERNRVELLGKFYPNLICTQSLGHMAITTELLHKQSVVIKQVCRLFPQRRVSAEGDRRDVSIGCQYDQICNARLPRGLDPHSVPSEELAASLGYMVHLLNLAVRYLAAPVLHNSGFAGSCSRIWQRDSYWDARPASRSNEYPLFIPRQNSCSTSGDNSWSDRSASNFGITSMESERKPQLDGPGNSSFNYSNASPHTVETHRELQKGISLLKKSVACVTAYCYNSLHLDIPTEMSTFEAFAKLLYTLSSAKEVRSILSSRMACSRSPKQVQPLNQSILHEQYLGNSSTSSRIMDESLHIRTPKAEDIEHWTRAMITDATRK
- the LOC116247353 gene encoding uncharacterized protein LOC116247353 isoform X2, producing MARKANSCALCENSNLPSICVSCVNYRANNYYATLKVLREACDCTYVKLSGKLIVKRKADEQHNWRILENEKLVHLKERLRVMEIQLAKGRATVAKRSQELRARFELLDSARLMLERNRVELLGKFYPNLICTQSLGHMAITTELLHKQSVVIKQVCRLFPQRRVSAEGDRRDVSIGCQYDQICNARLPRGLDPHSVPSEELAASLGYMVHLLNLAVRYLAAPVLHNSGFAGSCSRIWQRDSYWDARPASRSNEYPLFIPRQNSCSTSGDNSWSDRSASNFGITSMESERKPQLDGPGNSSFNYSNASPHTVETHRELQKGISLLKKSVACVTAYCYNSLHLDIPTEMSTFEAFAKLLYTLSSAKEVRSILSSRMACSRSPKQVQPLNQSILHEQYLGNSSTSSRIMDESLHIRTPKLGFENMNITSSAPSFLYTTEPVDAKNVESLVEGWDIIEHPTLPPPSQAEDIEHWTRAMITDATRK
- the LOC116247353 gene encoding uncharacterized protein LOC116247353 isoform X1, with amino-acid sequence MARKANSCALCENSNLPSICVSCVNYRANNYYATLKVLREACDCTYVKLSGKLIVKRKADEQHNWRILENEKLVHLKERLRVMEIQLAKGRATVAKRSQELRARFELLDSARLMLERNRVELLGKFYPNLICTQSLGHMAITTELLHKQSVVIKQVCRLFPQRRVSAEGDRRDVSIGCQYDQICNARLPRGLDPHSVPSEELAASLGYMVHLLNLAVRYLAAPVLHNSGFAGSCSRIWQRDSYWDARPASRSNEYPLFIPRQNSCSTSGDNSWSDRSASNFGITSMESERKPQLDGPGNSSFNYSNASPHTVETHRELQKGISLLKKSVACVTAYCYNSLHLDIPTEMSTFEAFAKLLYTLSSAKEVRSILSSRMACSRSPKQVQPLNQSILHEQYLGNSSTSSRIMDESLHIRTPKQLGFENMNITSSAPSFLYTTEPVDAKNVESLVEGWDIIEHPTLPPPSQAEDIEHWTRAMITDATRK